A DNA window from Stenotrophomonas sp. 57 contains the following coding sequences:
- a CDS encoding TolC family outer membrane protein — MIRRSLAVALATALLPLSAHAADLLQVYEMARNGDPQLSAAESTRLVDKEGAVQARAALLPQINGQATLNRTRSEPNADANSGSFTSKRRTYTIDGSQTLFNWTQINNLRSQRELSKAADFTLDSANDSLIVRTSAAYFNVLVAIESLNAAQTNEAAAKKQFDFADKRLEVGLAPITDVHEARAQYDQARANTIVAQNTLADNYQALTELTGQPVVNLRGLPADFRPEVPANRGNIDELVHQATTQNPALKAQELKVSAAEAGVQAARGGHYPTLSLGGSWGKSATWGDSTGAGSLSPDARTNSIGLTLSVPIFAGGATQSGVRQALAQRDIAQDGYEQQKRALDRNTRNAYQTLVQGISEVEARRLAVVSAQSAYDASQVGLEVGTRTVLDVIQNQRILFSAQLDYAQARYTFLQNRLLLSQSLGALDVAELQDINRLLTQDAGNPATTTH, encoded by the coding sequence ATGATCCGCCGATCCCTCGCTGTTGCGCTGGCCACTGCCCTGCTGCCGTTGTCCGCCCATGCCGCCGACCTGCTGCAGGTCTACGAGATGGCGCGCAACGGCGATCCGCAGCTGTCCGCCGCCGAATCGACCCGGCTGGTCGACAAGGAAGGTGCCGTGCAGGCGCGCGCCGCCCTGCTGCCGCAGATCAACGGCCAGGCCACGCTGAACCGCACCCGCAGCGAGCCCAACGCCGATGCCAATTCGGGCTCCTTCACCAGCAAGCGCCGCACCTACACGATCGATGGCAGCCAGACGCTGTTCAACTGGACCCAGATCAACAACCTGCGCTCGCAGCGTGAGCTGAGCAAGGCGGCGGATTTCACCCTCGATTCGGCCAACGACAGCCTGATCGTGCGCACCTCGGCGGCTTACTTCAACGTGCTGGTGGCGATCGAATCGCTGAACGCCGCACAGACCAATGAAGCGGCCGCGAAGAAGCAGTTCGACTTCGCCGACAAGCGCCTGGAAGTGGGCCTGGCGCCGATCACCGACGTGCACGAAGCCCGCGCCCAGTACGACCAGGCACGCGCCAACACCATCGTGGCGCAGAACACCCTGGCCGATAACTACCAGGCCCTGACCGAACTGACCGGCCAGCCGGTGGTCAACCTGCGCGGCCTGCCGGCCGACTTCCGTCCGGAAGTGCCGGCCAACCGCGGCAACATCGACGAGCTGGTGCACCAGGCCACCACCCAGAATCCGGCGCTGAAGGCGCAGGAACTGAAGGTCAGCGCGGCCGAAGCCGGCGTGCAGGCCGCCCGGGGTGGTCATTACCCCACCCTGTCGCTGGGCGGAAGCTGGGGCAAGTCCGCCACCTGGGGTGACAGCACCGGTGCCGGCTCGCTGTCGCCGGATGCACGCACCAACAGCATCGGCCTGACCCTGAGCGTGCCGATCTTCGCCGGCGGTGCCACCCAGTCCGGCGTGCGCCAGGCGTTGGCCCAGCGTGACATCGCCCAGGACGGCTACGAGCAGCAGAAGCGTGCCCTGGACCGCAACACCCGCAATGCCTACCAGACCCTGGTACAGGGCATCAGCGAAGTGGAAGCGCGCCGCCTGGCGGTGGTCTCGGCACAGAGCGCCTACGACGCCTCGCAGGTCGGCCTGGAAGTCGGTACCCGTACCGTGCTGGACGTGATCCAGAACCAGCGCATCCTGTTCTCGGCGCAGCTGGACTACGCCCAGGCACGCTACACTTTCCTGCAGAACCGCCTCCTGCTGAGCCAGTCGCTGGGTGCGCTGGACGTGGCCGAGCTGCAGGACATCAACCGCCTGCTGACCCAGGACGCGGGCAACCCGGCCACGACCACGCACTGA
- a CDS encoding efflux RND transporter periplasmic adaptor subunit produces the protein MKIVRWMGGMVWVAALAACSGQEQAPQAAVPVLVVHPGEQAGQAPAAFPGTVRARQESPLSFRVGGNLVKRHVDAGQRVKKGDVLAELDVADFALQARASQAQLAAAEADLVRARDDLKRYQVLADQQLVSRSQLDQQSAAFKAAQGQANAARANLDVLRNQADYAQLRAPADGVIASREAEAGQVVSAGQTIFNLAADGGREVLIDLPEATIRDYAVGQPVEVELWNRPGQRLPGTIREIAAAADPQARTYATRVSLAADALADVELGQSARVYSSAGRHGTLQLPLGALQRGANGTASVWVVDPANSTLKAASVTTGAYGSESVPVLSGVGAGDWVVAAGGHLLRAGQPVIAVDRQNRPVLKPAAPAAAAKAKE, from the coding sequence ATGAAGATCGTGCGCTGGATGGGCGGTATGGTGTGGGTGGCTGCGCTGGCAGCCTGTTCGGGACAGGAGCAGGCGCCGCAGGCGGCCGTGCCGGTACTGGTGGTTCACCCCGGCGAACAGGCCGGTCAGGCGCCGGCGGCGTTCCCGGGTACCGTGCGTGCCCGCCAGGAAAGCCCGCTGTCGTTCCGCGTCGGCGGCAACCTGGTCAAGCGCCATGTCGATGCTGGCCAGCGGGTGAAGAAGGGCGACGTGCTGGCCGAACTGGACGTGGCCGACTTCGCGCTTCAGGCGCGTGCCTCGCAAGCCCAGCTGGCGGCGGCGGAAGCCGACCTGGTGCGCGCCCGTGACGATCTCAAGCGCTACCAGGTGCTGGCCGACCAGCAACTGGTCAGCCGCTCGCAGCTGGACCAGCAGTCCGCGGCGTTCAAGGCTGCGCAGGGCCAGGCCAATGCTGCCCGTGCCAACCTTGATGTGCTGCGCAACCAGGCCGACTACGCACAACTGCGCGCACCGGCCGATGGCGTGATCGCCAGCCGCGAGGCCGAGGCCGGGCAGGTGGTGTCCGCCGGGCAGACCATCTTCAACCTGGCCGCCGACGGTGGCCGCGAAGTGCTGATCGACCTGCCCGAAGCCACCATCCGCGACTACGCGGTGGGCCAGCCGGTCGAGGTGGAGCTGTGGAACCGCCCGGGCCAGCGCTTGCCGGGCACGATCCGTGAGATCGCCGCCGCCGCCGATCCGCAGGCACGCACTTATGCCACCCGCGTCAGCCTGGCCGCCGATGCGCTGGCCGATGTCGAACTGGGCCAGAGCGCGCGCGTCTACAGCAGCGCCGGCCGCCACGGCACCCTGCAGCTGCCGCTGGGCGCACTGCAGCGCGGTGCCAACGGTACCGCCAGCGTGTGGGTGGTCGATCCGGCCAACAGCACGCTGAAGGCTGCATCGGTCACCACCGGTGCCTATGGCAGCGAATCGGTGCCGGTGCTGTCGGGCGTCGGTGCCGGTGACTGGGTGGTCGCCGCCGGTGGCCACCTGCTGCGCGCCGGCCAACCGGTGATTGCGGTGGACCGGCAGAACCGCCCGGTGCTGAAGCCGGCCGCGCCGGCTGCCGCCGCCAAGGCCAAGGAGTAA
- a CDS encoding zinc-finger domain-containing protein, with protein MSHTATAPANAEKRYTVHRSDLPLSCPTPEMALWNSHPRVYLPIEDEPNGEAQCPYCGSVFVLAD; from the coding sequence ATGAGCCATACCGCCACCGCGCCCGCCAACGCCGAGAAGCGCTACACCGTGCACCGCAGCGATCTTCCGCTGAGCTGCCCGACCCCGGAAATGGCGCTGTGGAACTCGCATCCGCGCGTGTACCTGCCGATCGAAGACGAGCCCAATGGCGAAGCGCAGTGCCCGTACTGCGGTTCCGTGTTCGTGCTGGCCGACTAA
- a CDS encoding amino acid transporter produces MDGDSRPEGIDDVRPGMDHLAVVALTLLLGSNVIALVGQHTAAEAGPAIVLSLLLAALGAMPLLYCLHALSRQLPAADGLHGVLRARWGRVSAGLLGGALLLELVATLGGVAQSLARHLRALLACCDIDAGIAVPDPLMASLALLLIGVVGWLPPRGAALAACALLTVKLGTGLLLVALAARHVQYAHWIPWLPEATAPYRFGPGGVLAASVPLLGVFATVGLALGFPGMDGQARARQSLLLAGVLLLAMLLLIVVAALQAGLVEFPALGSTRPLSVALQQHPQLHWMMPLLPLAGAAGLAALLLVLLRVAMCLAMQLWTALREEAFGMRARTVPVALVLSAALLALGVPVGILPVLPGPVVLLVMVALCLAVLRGQSPVAGARAVLALVAAALCLLAAVARVLAWPG; encoded by the coding sequence ATGGATGGCGACAGCAGGCCGGAGGGCATCGATGATGTCCGGCCCGGCATGGATCATCTTGCGGTGGTGGCGCTGACCCTGCTGTTGGGGAGCAATGTGATCGCGCTGGTCGGCCAGCACACGGCGGCCGAGGCCGGGCCGGCCATCGTGCTGAGCCTGTTGCTGGCCGCGCTGGGTGCGATGCCGCTGCTGTATTGCCTGCATGCCCTGAGCCGGCAGCTGCCGGCTGCCGATGGCCTGCACGGAGTGTTGCGGGCGCGCTGGGGCCGGGTATCCGCCGGTCTGCTCGGCGGCGCGCTGCTGTTGGAACTGGTGGCGACCCTGGGGGGCGTGGCGCAGTCCCTGGCCCGTCATCTGCGCGCGCTGCTCGCCTGTTGCGACATCGATGCGGGCATCGCGGTGCCGGATCCGCTGATGGCCAGCCTCGCACTGCTTCTGATCGGTGTGGTCGGGTGGCTGCCGCCACGAGGTGCGGCTCTGGCGGCGTGTGCGCTGCTGACGGTGAAGCTCGGCACCGGTCTGCTGCTGGTGGCGCTGGCAGCCCGCCACGTGCAGTACGCGCATTGGATTCCCTGGCTGCCGGAGGCAACGGCACCCTATCGCTTCGGGCCCGGCGGGGTACTGGCAGCGAGCGTGCCGCTGCTGGGGGTGTTCGCCACCGTTGGCCTGGCACTTGGGTTTCCTGGCATGGACGGGCAGGCGAGGGCGCGACAGTCGCTGCTGCTGGCGGGTGTGCTGCTGCTGGCCATGCTGTTGCTGATCGTGGTTGCTGCCTTGCAGGCAGGTCTGGTCGAGTTCCCGGCATTGGGCAGCACGCGACCGCTGTCGGTAGCGCTTCAACAGCACCCGCAACTGCATTGGATGATGCCGTTGCTGCCGCTGGCCGGCGCAGCCGGATTGGCCGCGCTGCTGCTGGTCCTGCTGCGGGTGGCCATGTGCCTGGCGATGCAGCTGTGGACCGCGCTCCGCGAAGAAGCATTCGGCATGCGTGCGCGGACGGTGCCGGTCGCGTTGGTCCTGTCAGCGGCGCTGCTGGCGTTGGGCGTTCCTGTGGGCATCCTGCCGGTGCTGCCCGGCCCGGTCGTGCTGCTGGTGATGGTGGCCCTGTGCCTGGCCGTACTGCGCGGACAGTCACCGGTGGCAGGTGCCCGCGCGGTGCTGGCGCTTGTGGCCGCCGCACTCTGCCTGTTGGCTGCCGTGGCGCGGGTGCTGGCGTGGCCCGGCTGA
- a CDS encoding glycosyltransferase — MRRLTVVQLLPALHSGGVERSTLEIAAALVAAGHRALVVSAGGRLVQPLLDSGAEHLTLDIGRKSLLTLRHLPTLRRLFAEVGADIVHARSRLPAWLGLYAIRALPAAQRPHWVTTVHGLNSPSRYSAVMTSGERVICVSNTVREYVQRHYPTVPEQTLQVIPRGVDVAQFPRVARADRRPRLALAADYPWLAQVDGPLLLLPGRGTRLKGHAHALQLLADVRAAGVPAQLWMLGTDEPGREAYVADLRRQAAALGVTDAVQISTPTARIAQAYAASDLVLQLSDKPEAFGRTVVEALSVGRPVLGWDHGGVGELLRQLQPAGAVPLGDAHALGERALALLAQPPSLPTRIPFTLQAMQRDTLRLYADLAG; from the coding sequence ATGCGCCGATTGACCGTGGTGCAGTTGCTGCCGGCGCTGCACTCCGGCGGCGTCGAGCGCTCGACCCTGGAAATCGCTGCGGCCCTGGTCGCCGCCGGCCATCGCGCGCTGGTAGTGTCGGCCGGCGGCCGGCTGGTACAGCCGCTGCTCGATAGCGGTGCCGAGCACCTCACTCTGGACATCGGCCGAAAGTCGCTGCTGACCCTGCGCCATCTGCCGACCCTGCGCCGCCTGTTTGCCGAGGTGGGCGCGGACATCGTGCATGCCCGCTCGCGGCTGCCGGCCTGGCTGGGGCTGTACGCGATCCGCGCCCTGCCCGCCGCGCAGCGCCCGCACTGGGTGACCACCGTGCACGGGCTGAATTCGCCCAGCCGCTACAGCGCGGTGATGACCAGCGGTGAACGCGTGATCTGCGTGTCCAACACCGTGCGCGAATACGTGCAGCGGCACTACCCGACCGTGCCCGAACAGACGCTGCAGGTGATCCCGCGTGGCGTCGACGTCGCCCAGTTCCCGCGGGTGGCGCGCGCCGACCGCCGGCCGCGTCTGGCGCTGGCAGCCGATTACCCGTGGCTGGCGCAGGTGGATGGCCCGCTGCTGCTGTTGCCGGGGCGGGGCACCCGCCTGAAGGGCCATGCACATGCGCTGCAGCTGCTGGCCGACGTGCGCGCCGCGGGTGTGCCGGCGCAGCTGTGGATGCTGGGCACCGATGAACCCGGTCGTGAAGCCTACGTGGCCGACCTGCGCCGGCAGGCCGCTGCCTTGGGCGTGACCGACGCCGTGCAGATCAGCACGCCAACCGCGCGCATCGCTCAGGCCTACGCGGCCAGCGATCTGGTACTGCAGCTGTCGGACAAGCCCGAAGCGTTCGGCCGCACCGTGGTCGAGGCGCTGTCGGTGGGCCGCCCGGTGCTGGGCTGGGACCACGGTGGCGTCGGCGAACTGCTGCGGCAGCTGCAACCCGCAGGTGCCGTGCCGCTGGGCGATGCGCACGCATTGGGTGAACGCGCGCTGGCCCTGCTGGCGCAGCCGCCGTCCTTGCCGACCCGCATCCCGTTTACCCTGCAGGCCATGCAGCGCGATACCCTCCGCCTCTATGCCGACCTCGCCGGCTGA
- a CDS encoding TetR/AcrR family transcriptional regulator translates to MSSSTSRKPSAKPAAKAAGPGRPKDLGKRAAILEAAKALFIEQGYTGVSMDAIAAQAGVSKLTVYSHFGDKETLFSEAVQSKCIEMLPDALFVADADGPLRDQLIGIGLAFFELITSDAAISIQRMMMAPETDERLRELFWRAGPERTCEALADFLRARGERGELAIPDYSLAGQQFLTLVKGEVHMHMMCGMPLSPVECDPLAHVTASIDFFLRAYAPRGAGTG, encoded by the coding sequence ATGAGTTCTTCCACTTCCCGCAAGCCGTCGGCCAAGCCTGCTGCCAAGGCCGCCGGACCCGGGCGCCCCAAGGATCTGGGCAAGCGCGCGGCGATCCTTGAAGCAGCCAAGGCCCTGTTCATCGAACAGGGCTATACCGGCGTGAGCATGGACGCCATTGCCGCCCAGGCCGGCGTCTCGAAGCTGACCGTGTACAGCCACTTCGGCGACAAGGAAACCCTGTTTTCCGAGGCCGTGCAGTCCAAGTGCATTGAAATGCTGCCCGACGCCCTGTTCGTGGCCGACGCGGACGGCCCGCTGCGCGACCAGCTGATCGGCATCGGCCTGGCCTTCTTCGAGCTGATCACCTCCGATGCGGCGATCTCGATCCAGCGCATGATGATGGCGCCGGAGACCGACGAACGCCTGCGCGAGCTGTTCTGGCGGGCCGGTCCGGAACGCACCTGCGAGGCCCTGGCCGACTTCCTGCGCGCCCGTGGCGAACGCGGCGAGCTGGCGATCCCCGACTACTCCCTGGCTGGCCAGCAGTTCCTGACCCTGGTGAAGGGCGAAGTGCACATGCATATGATGTGCGGAATGCCACTGTCACCGGTGGAATGCGATCCTCTTGCCCATGTGACCGCCAGCATCGACTTCTTCCTGCGCGCCTATGCGCCACGAGGGGCGGGAACCGGCTGA
- a CDS encoding O-antigen ligase family protein: MPTSPADPAVIVRDDRAGRWAPWWVLAYVAMWPLPGIAETILGLGAVYAAARMVMRRLQRRPHLLSTAAWALTSILFLGYWLPQAFSAFDAIDPAASWTKAAAGLRYLPFMWLVAIAVATPERRRLTFGGLALITGAWTLDALVQAVAGTSPWFWSLEQLKLAVSGHALCPADEAAVADRLSGALGPCNLKFGQVLASLSPFLLLPVARRFGNVGWLLAAAALGSVLLLAGSRASWITFALVLAYSGVRQFGWKRLAVLALVAVLGAGALTASVPQLRERFARTAMAWDDGERSVDQALSGRARIWEAAACMIEEHPINGVGARGFRDAYPACVADEGPAVWGTAPALHAHQIVLEILAETGVLGLLLWLAAVAQAWRAWRYAPAAARDRARPAMLALAVTVFPLNTHLAFYSAFWGGLTVLLAALFAGSLLARDADDTPTET; encoded by the coding sequence ATGCCGACCTCGCCGGCTGACCCTGCCGTCATCGTGCGCGACGACCGCGCCGGACGCTGGGCGCCCTGGTGGGTGCTGGCATACGTGGCGATGTGGCCGTTGCCGGGCATCGCCGAAACCATTCTCGGTCTTGGCGCGGTCTACGCCGCCGCGCGCATGGTCATGCGCCGACTGCAGCGTCGTCCGCATCTGTTGAGCACGGCAGCCTGGGCACTGACCTCGATCCTGTTCCTCGGCTACTGGCTGCCGCAGGCGTTTTCCGCGTTCGATGCGATCGATCCGGCGGCGTCGTGGACCAAAGCGGCCGCCGGTCTGCGCTACCTGCCCTTCATGTGGCTGGTGGCGATCGCGGTGGCCACACCGGAACGGCGACGGCTGACCTTCGGTGGCCTGGCGCTGATCACTGGCGCCTGGACGCTGGATGCACTGGTGCAGGCCGTGGCCGGTACCAGCCCATGGTTCTGGTCACTGGAACAGCTGAAGCTGGCAGTGAGCGGCCATGCACTGTGCCCGGCCGACGAGGCCGCCGTGGCCGACCGGCTCAGTGGCGCGCTGGGACCCTGCAACCTGAAGTTCGGCCAGGTGCTGGCCAGCCTGTCGCCGTTCCTGTTGCTGCCCGTGGCGCGCCGCTTCGGCAACGTCGGCTGGCTGCTTGCGGCTGCTGCGCTGGGCAGCGTGCTGCTGCTGGCCGGTTCGCGGGCCTCGTGGATCACCTTCGCGCTGGTGCTGGCCTACAGCGGCGTGCGCCAGTTCGGCTGGAAACGGCTGGCCGTGCTGGCGCTGGTGGCGGTGCTCGGCGCGGGCGCGCTGACCGCCAGCGTGCCACAGCTGCGCGAACGCTTCGCACGCACGGCGATGGCCTGGGATGACGGCGAGCGGAGTGTCGACCAGGCATTGTCCGGGCGCGCGCGGATCTGGGAAGCCGCGGCGTGCATGATCGAGGAACACCCGATCAACGGTGTGGGCGCACGTGGCTTCCGCGACGCCTATCCGGCCTGCGTGGCCGATGAAGGCCCCGCGGTGTGGGGCACTGCCCCTGCGCTGCACGCCCACCAGATCGTGCTGGAAATCCTGGCCGAAACCGGTGTGCTCGGCCTGCTGCTGTGGTTGGCGGCGGTGGCCCAGGCCTGGCGGGCCTGGCGTTATGCGCCGGCGGCTGCGCGTGATCGCGCCCGCCCGGCGATGCTGGCGCTGGCGGTGACCGTGTTTCCGCTCAACACCCACCTGGCCTTCTATTCGGCGTTCTGGGGCGGCCTGACCGTGCTGCTGGCCGCACTGTTCGCCGGCAGCCTGCTGGCGCGGGACGCGGATGACACACCGACGGAGACGTAA
- the waaA gene encoding lipid IV(A) 3-deoxy-D-manno-octulosonic acid transferase, with product MRKDPVEWILRGLYSVVLYILLPITVYHLVWRGFRVREYFRRWDERYASYPQPTGQPRVWLHAVSVGEVNAAAPLVNALRKQRPDIRWVITTITPTGSERVRALWGDALDHVYLPYDVPGSVNRFLGHFQPSLALILETELWPNMLFGCRGRGIPVYILNARLSARSLRGYRLLAALIRRALRTVTCVAAQSQDDADRFVQLGAAPEQVQALGNLKFDIATPEVQDFVEQFHARVPVGRAVWIAASTHDGEEQAVIDLHRRLRQQHPDLLLLWAPRHPERFPKVEALVREQGWNVATRRAKQWPDTDTDVFVIDTLGELMPFYACAQVAFVGGSLQPIGGHNLLEPAAMGTAAVTGPHLHNFSEISRRMREAGALLIGENAQAVGDLLQHLLDDPQAREDMARAGCTLVSNGRGALQRTLALVAPHLPPPRS from the coding sequence ATGCGTAAAGACCCTGTCGAATGGATCCTGCGCGGCCTGTACTCGGTCGTGCTCTACATCCTGCTGCCGATCACCGTGTACCACCTGGTCTGGCGCGGCTTCCGGGTCCGTGAATACTTCCGGCGCTGGGACGAACGTTACGCCTCCTATCCGCAGCCGACCGGGCAGCCCCGGGTCTGGCTGCACGCGGTTTCGGTGGGCGAGGTCAACGCCGCCGCGCCGCTGGTGAACGCCCTGCGCAAGCAGCGCCCGGACATCCGCTGGGTCATCACCACCATCACCCCGACCGGTTCTGAGCGGGTACGTGCGCTGTGGGGCGACGCGCTGGACCATGTCTACCTGCCGTATGACGTGCCCGGCAGCGTCAACCGCTTCCTCGGCCACTTCCAGCCCAGCCTTGCGCTGATCCTGGAAACCGAACTGTGGCCGAACATGCTGTTCGGCTGCCGTGGCCGTGGCATTCCGGTCTATATCCTCAACGCACGGCTGTCGGCACGTTCGCTGCGTGGCTACCGGCTGCTGGCGGCGCTGATCCGCCGCGCGCTGCGCACGGTGACCTGCGTGGCCGCGCAGTCGCAGGACGATGCCGACCGTTTCGTGCAGCTGGGCGCTGCGCCCGAGCAGGTGCAGGCGCTGGGCAACCTGAAGTTCGACATCGCCACGCCGGAGGTTCAGGACTTCGTCGAGCAGTTCCATGCCCGGGTGCCCGTCGGGCGAGCGGTGTGGATCGCCGCCAGCACCCATGATGGCGAGGAGCAGGCGGTGATCGACCTGCACCGGCGGCTGCGCCAGCAGCATCCGGATCTGTTGCTGTTGTGGGCGCCGCGCCACCCGGAGCGTTTCCCGAAGGTGGAGGCACTGGTGCGCGAGCAGGGCTGGAACGTGGCGACGAGGCGCGCGAAGCAGTGGCCGGACACGGACACCGACGTGTTCGTCATCGACACCCTGGGCGAGCTGATGCCGTTCTATGCGTGTGCGCAGGTGGCGTTCGTCGGTGGCAGCCTGCAGCCCATCGGCGGCCACAACCTGCTGGAGCCGGCAGCCATGGGTACCGCCGCGGTGACTGGTCCGCACCTGCACAACTTCTCCGAGATATCACGGCGCATGCGCGAAGCCGGGGCCCTGCTGATCGGCGAGAACGCGCAGGCGGTCGGCGACCTGCTGCAGCACCTGCTGGATGACCCGCAGGCACGCGAGGACATGGCGCGCGCGGGCTGCACCTTGGTCAGCAACGGCCGCGGCGCATTGCAGCGCACGCTGGCCCTGGTGGCACCGCATCTGCCGCCGCCCCGCAGCTGA
- a CDS encoding LpxL/LpxP family Kdo(2)-lipid IV(A) lauroyl/palmitoleoyl acyltransferase yields MSDATTAVRPSLRDPRNWPMFAAMFGAFAIARLPWMLQRALGRGVGWITWRLLGSRRRAAEVNLQLCFPEKDEAWRQRLVRDSFDALGVGVFECIRAWWGSIDSIRPQVQIEGLEHLRQMQAEGRGVLLVSGHFMTLEMCGRLLCDHVDLSGMYRKHKNPVYEWAVKFGRLRYAKAMFANEDIRATVRHLKKGGFLWYAPDQDMRGKDTVFVPFFGHTASTITATHQLARMTGCAVIPYFHRREGGKYFLKIGAPLENFPSEDVEADTTRVNQAIEEMVREAPDQYLWIHRRFKRQPGGRSDFYK; encoded by the coding sequence ATGTCCGATGCCACCACTGCCGTCCGCCCGTCGCTGCGCGATCCCCGCAACTGGCCGATGTTCGCCGCCATGTTCGGCGCCTTCGCCATCGCCCGCCTGCCATGGATGCTGCAGCGCGCGCTGGGCCGGGGCGTTGGCTGGATCACCTGGCGCCTGCTGGGCAGCCGCCGCCGCGCCGCCGAGGTCAACCTGCAGCTGTGCTTCCCCGAAAAGGACGAGGCCTGGCGCCAGCGCCTGGTGCGCGACAGCTTCGATGCGCTGGGCGTGGGCGTGTTCGAGTGCATCCGCGCCTGGTGGGGCAGCATCGACAGCATCCGCCCGCAGGTGCAGATCGAAGGGCTGGAACACCTGCGGCAGATGCAGGCCGAGGGCCGTGGCGTGCTGCTGGTGTCGGGTCACTTCATGACCCTGGAAATGTGCGGCCGCCTGCTGTGCGACCACGTTGATCTTTCGGGCATGTACCGCAAGCACAAGAACCCGGTGTACGAGTGGGCGGTGAAGTTCGGTCGCCTGCGCTATGCCAAGGCGATGTTCGCCAACGAGGACATCCGTGCCACCGTGCGCCACCTGAAAAAGGGCGGGTTCCTCTGGTATGCGCCGGACCAGGACATGCGCGGCAAGGACACCGTGTTCGTGCCGTTCTTCGGGCACACGGCGTCAACCATCACCGCCACCCACCAGCTGGCGCGGATGACCGGCTGCGCGGTGATCCCGTATTTCCATCGCCGCGAAGGCGGGAAGTACTTCCTGAAGATCGGTGCACCGCTGGAGAATTTCCCCAGCGAGGATGTGGAAGCCGATACCACGCGGGTCAACCAGGCCATCGAAGAGATGGTGCGCGAGGCCCCCGACCAGTACCTGTGGATCCACCGCCGCTTCAAGCGGCAGCCGGGTGGGCGGAGCGATTTCTACAAGTAA
- a CDS encoding protein-L-isoaspartate O-methyltransferase: protein MTIDYAHARELMVEQQIRPWDVLDIKVLDVLARLPREAFVADAHRALAYADVELPIGNGQKMMKPVIEGRTLQALDLQPGDEVLEIGTGSGFLSACIGALARDVLSLEIDPELAAAARARLDASGLGTNVRVDVADALSWQTERRFDVICVTGAVDVVPSQFASWLRPGGRLFVIHGRSPAMEALLVKADGSTESLFETDIDYLRGAAPAPQFHL, encoded by the coding sequence ATGACGATTGATTACGCCCACGCCCGCGAACTGATGGTGGAACAGCAGATCCGTCCCTGGGACGTGCTGGACATCAAGGTGCTCGACGTCCTGGCCCGCCTGCCGCGCGAGGCCTTTGTCGCCGATGCACACCGTGCGCTGGCCTACGCCGATGTCGAACTGCCGATCGGCAACGGGCAGAAGATGATGAAGCCGGTCATCGAGGGCCGTACCCTGCAGGCACTGGATCTGCAGCCGGGTGACGAAGTGCTGGAAATCGGCACCGGCAGCGGCTTCCTGTCCGCCTGCATCGGCGCGCTGGCGCGCGACGTGCTGAGCCTGGAGATCGACCCGGAGCTGGCCGCCGCCGCGCGTGCCCGCCTGGACGCCTCCGGCCTGGGCACCAACGTCCGCGTGGACGTGGCCGACGCCCTCTCCTGGCAGACCGAACGCCGCTTTGACGTGATCTGTGTCACTGGTGCCGTCGACGTGGTGCCGTCACAGTTCGCCTCGTGGCTGCGTCCGGGGGGTCGCCTGTTCGTGATCCACGGCCGCTCGCCGGCGATGGAGGCCCTGCTGGTCAAGGCCGACGGCAGCACCGAATCCCTGTTCGAGACCGATATCGATTACCTGCGCGGTGCCGCCCCGGCACCCCAGTTCCACCTCTGA